Proteins encoded in a region of the Massilia sp. UMI-21 genome:
- a CDS encoding sel1 repeat family protein: MKRLLAAALAALMMVQPALAQHGDEGDVALRRAQSYRANGDAPLAAHWLGVAAARGTPEAMFLLASMLLEGEGVPKDEAAARRWLEQAAQMDYPEAWQQLGMMEQDPAQAAQYFRRAAHALTHRGQGMR; this comes from the coding sequence ATGAAGCGCCTGCTTGCGGCGGCGCTGGCCGCGCTCATGATGGTCCAGCCGGCGCTGGCCCAGCACGGCGACGAGGGCGATGTGGCCCTGCGCCGCGCCCAGAGCTACCGGGCCAACGGCGACGCCCCGCTCGCCGCGCACTGGCTGGGCGTGGCCGCCGCGCGCGGGACGCCGGAGGCGATGTTCCTGCTGGCGAGCATGCTGCTGGAGGGCGAGGGCGTGCCGAAGGACGAGGCGGCCGCGCGCCGCTGGCTGGAGCAGGCGGCGCAGATGGATTACCCGGAGGCCTGGCAGCAGCTGGGCATGATGGAGCAGGATCCGGCGCAGGCCGCGCAGTACTTTCGCAGGGCGGCGCACGCGTTGACGCACCGGGGTCAGGGCATGCGCTAG
- a CDS encoding HAD family phosphatase — protein sequence MTRAQQAFVFDMDGTIVDNMAFHTDSWITFFARRGQSLDPDEFFRATAGRQGGEIMRAYLGEGLGDEEVAQLNHEKESVYRELYGPHRKPVDGFEELLAQAKAHGVKLAVGTAAPPANVAFTLDGLDLRRHFDAIVGAGDVARGKPHPDVFLKAAQLCGAAPADCIVFEDAPLGVEAARRAGMRCIVLTTTLPAAAFAEFDNVIAIVRDFSELKAELLFA from the coding sequence ATGACGCGTGCCCAACAGGCCTTCGTGTTCGACATGGACGGCACCATCGTCGACAACATGGCCTTCCACACGGATTCGTGGATCACCTTCTTCGCGCGCCGCGGCCAGTCACTCGACCCGGACGAATTCTTCCGGGCCACGGCCGGCCGCCAGGGTGGCGAGATCATGCGCGCCTACCTGGGCGAGGGGCTCGGCGATGAGGAAGTCGCCCAGCTCAACCACGAGAAGGAATCGGTCTACCGCGAGCTGTACGGGCCGCACCGCAAGCCGGTCGACGGCTTCGAGGAACTGCTCGCACAGGCCAAGGCGCACGGCGTGAAGCTGGCGGTCGGCACCGCGGCGCCGCCGGCCAACGTCGCGTTCACCCTCGACGGCCTGGATTTGCGCCGCCATTTCGATGCGATCGTCGGCGCCGGCGATGTCGCGCGCGGCAAGCCGCACCCGGACGTGTTCCTGAAGGCGGCGCAGCTGTGTGGCGCGGCGCCTGCCGACTGCATCGTGTTCGAGGACGCGCCGTTGGGCGTGGAAGCGGCGCGCCGCGCCGGCATGCGCTGCATCGTCCTGACCACCACCCTGCCCGCTGCCGCGTTTGCCGAATTCGACAACGTCATCGCCATCGTGCGCGACTTCTCGGAACTCAAGGCCGAACTGCTGTTCGCCTGA
- a CDS encoding bifunctional 2',3'-cyclic-nucleotide 2'-phosphodiesterase/3'-nucleotidase, translated as MAIHLRYQICIALAPALFTAPSFAAKPPAAGTTALLAVLETTDLHSNLVGYDYYKLAPEPSHGLDRTATLIRQARQEFPNTLLLDNGDTIQGTALADYQAQVRRVDCGQTLGIYKIMNRLRYDGAGIGNHEFNYGLDYLGQVTGSRFRGAGTEQPKRCAGPAFPMVLANVYSARTKQPLFSPYAIIDKQVEARDATGKAVKATVRVGIIGFTPPTIMEWDKRWLEGRVFTTGVVEAAQKYVPEMKRKGADLVIAISHGGLDGAPYSPAMENANWHLAKVAGIDAMLLGHAHQLFPSADSSAPQFNLPGVDKARGLVHGVPTVMANLWGKHLGVVQLHLKHDGKRWTVEQDKTRVEARAAQTGAKSYVDADPGVMALVKEEHEATIRYVKTPVGATEFRMSSYFADVGDISALQLVNQAQTAYVRRFVAANLPQYKDLPVLSVTAPFKSGIAGPADYTDVKAGDLALNNAADLYLYPNALYAVKVNGAELKAWLEKAAQRFNTIDPAKTEPQQLVNLAVASYNFDTVTSPEVSYQIDLTRAPGERVSKLSWRGQPVLPAQEFLVATNNYRASGGGHFPGLDGSKTVIASPDNNREVMIGYIRDARRLTRAANASARSWRFAPVKTAGPVVFSSAPGMIDLAHEAGLHNVRQLAPDDGRGKGMALYAIDLSQ; from the coding sequence ATGGCCATCCACTTGCGTTACCAAATTTGCATCGCGCTCGCCCCGGCGCTGTTCACCGCGCCGTCCTTCGCGGCCAAGCCGCCTGCCGCCGGCACCACCGCCCTGCTGGCCGTGCTGGAGACGACCGACCTGCATTCGAACCTGGTCGGCTACGACTACTACAAGCTGGCGCCCGAACCCTCGCACGGCCTGGACCGCACCGCCACGCTCATTCGGCAGGCGCGCCAGGAATTCCCGAACACGCTCCTGCTCGACAATGGCGACACCATCCAGGGCACGGCGCTGGCCGACTACCAGGCCCAGGTCAGGCGCGTGGACTGCGGGCAGACGCTCGGCATCTACAAGATCATGAACCGGCTGCGCTACGACGGCGCCGGGATCGGCAACCACGAATTCAACTACGGCCTGGACTACCTCGGCCAGGTCACCGGCAGCCGCTTCCGCGGCGCCGGCACCGAGCAGCCGAAGCGCTGCGCCGGCCCGGCCTTCCCGATGGTGCTGGCCAACGTCTACAGCGCCAGAACGAAGCAACCGCTGTTCAGCCCCTACGCCATCATCGACAAGCAGGTCGAGGCGCGCGACGCCACCGGCAAGGCGGTGAAGGCGACCGTGCGGGTCGGGATCATCGGCTTCACGCCGCCGACCATCATGGAATGGGACAAGCGCTGGCTGGAAGGGCGCGTGTTCACCACCGGCGTGGTGGAGGCCGCGCAAAAGTACGTGCCGGAGATGAAGCGCAAGGGCGCCGACCTGGTGATCGCGATCTCGCATGGCGGCCTCGATGGCGCGCCGTACTCGCCGGCGATGGAAAACGCCAACTGGCACCTGGCCAAGGTGGCCGGCATCGACGCCATGCTGCTGGGCCACGCGCACCAGTTGTTCCCGAGTGCGGACAGCAGCGCGCCCCAGTTCAATCTGCCGGGTGTCGACAAGGCCAGGGGCCTGGTGCACGGAGTGCCCACGGTGATGGCCAACCTGTGGGGCAAGCACCTGGGCGTCGTCCAGCTGCACCTGAAGCACGACGGCAAGCGCTGGACCGTGGAACAGGACAAGACCCGGGTCGAGGCGCGCGCCGCCCAGACTGGCGCCAAGTCGTATGTCGACGCCGACCCGGGCGTGATGGCGCTGGTGAAGGAAGAACATGAAGCGACCATCCGCTATGTGAAGACGCCGGTCGGCGCGACCGAGTTCCGCATGTCGAGCTATTTCGCCGACGTCGGCGACATCTCGGCCCTGCAGCTGGTCAACCAGGCCCAGACCGCGTACGTGCGCCGTTTCGTGGCCGCCAACCTGCCGCAGTACAAGGACTTGCCGGTGCTGTCGGTGACGGCGCCGTTCAAGAGCGGCATCGCCGGCCCGGCCGACTATACCGACGTGAAGGCGGGCGACCTGGCGCTGAACAATGCCGCCGACCTGTACCTGTACCCGAACGCGCTGTACGCGGTGAAGGTGAACGGCGCCGAACTGAAGGCCTGGCTGGAGAAGGCGGCGCAGCGCTTCAACACCATCGACCCGGCCAAGACCGAGCCGCAGCAGCTGGTCAACCTGGCGGTGGCCAGCTACAACTTCGACACCGTGACCTCGCCCGAGGTGTCGTACCAGATCGACCTCACCCGTGCGCCGGGCGAACGCGTCAGCAAGCTGAGCTGGCGCGGCCAGCCGGTTCTGCCTGCGCAGGAATTCCTGGTCGCGACCAACAACTACCGCGCCAGCGGCGGCGGCCACTTCCCGGGCCTGGACGGCAGCAAGACCGTGATCGCTTCGCCGGACAACAACCGCGAGGTGATGATCGGCTACATTCGCGACGCCAGGCGCCTGACCCGCGCCGCCAACGCCTCGGCGCGCAGCTGGCGCTTCGCGCCCGTCAAGACCGCCGGTCCAGTGGTGTTCTCGTCGGCGCCCGGCATGATCGACCTGGCGCACGAGGCCGGGCTGCACAATGTGCGCCAGCTCGCGCCGGACGACGGACGCGGCAAGGGCATGGCCCTGTACGCGATCGACCTGTCGCAATGA
- a CDS encoding MFS transporter, producing the protein MSGAATSAKGDVPEFRQIMGHPAPLWMLFMTEFWERFAFYGIRWALVLYIVAQFYGGDAVGQADANLTYGSYLALVYAGAVFGGYIADRVIGYQRSILVGAVFMAAGLFMITLPNQDIFKLGLATIIVGNGMFKPNISAMVGQLYSLHDTRRDSGFTIFYMGINAGAFFAPIVTGELAQWLSDGTVPAYKAVFFASGLGMLFALVWFYIGRKQLKGIGAPVGELASPKRLIGVVIGSLLVIPGVYLLLQAGAGSLQAVLSVLFVVLALMLIIEGIREGKVARDKTIAMMIIFFFNVLFWCFFEQAGSSFTFLADQIVNRNILGWEMPVAYFQSVNSVAIIVFAPIIAAIWVTLGKRDANPSIPRKFGLGIIFNGLAFGLLMYALSNLIDPVGQIPAWTLLAVYTIQSIGELCLSPIGLSMVTKLAPTRLVGLGMGGWFLSTGIGNNLSGIFASHVSGETGMSVTSALDGYTFGFWILLGGGVLLFLLAPLIQKLMHGVK; encoded by the coding sequence ATGAGCGGTGCAGCTACTTCAGCCAAGGGAGACGTTCCGGAATTCAGGCAGATCATGGGCCATCCAGCACCGCTGTGGATGCTCTTCATGACCGAATTCTGGGAGCGCTTCGCTTTCTACGGCATTCGTTGGGCCCTGGTGCTCTACATCGTCGCCCAGTTCTACGGCGGTGACGCGGTCGGCCAGGCGGACGCCAACCTGACCTACGGTTCCTACCTCGCACTGGTGTATGCCGGCGCAGTCTTCGGGGGCTACATCGCCGACCGCGTGATCGGCTACCAGCGCTCGATCCTGGTCGGCGCCGTCTTCATGGCGGCAGGCCTGTTCATGATCACGCTGCCCAACCAGGACATCTTCAAGCTCGGACTGGCGACCATCATCGTCGGCAACGGCATGTTCAAGCCGAACATCTCGGCCATGGTCGGCCAGCTGTATTCGCTGCACGACACGCGCCGCGATTCGGGCTTCACCATCTTCTACATGGGCATCAATGCCGGCGCATTCTTCGCGCCGATCGTGACCGGCGAACTGGCGCAGTGGCTCAGCGATGGCACCGTGCCCGCCTACAAGGCGGTGTTCTTCGCATCCGGCCTCGGCATGCTGTTCGCCCTGGTGTGGTTCTACATCGGCCGCAAGCAGCTCAAAGGCATCGGCGCGCCGGTCGGCGAGCTGGCCAGTCCGAAGCGCCTGATCGGCGTGGTGATCGGCTCGCTGCTGGTGATCCCCGGCGTCTACCTGCTGCTGCAGGCCGGCGCCGGCAGCCTGCAGGCGGTGCTGAGCGTCCTGTTCGTCGTCCTGGCCCTGATGCTGATCATCGAAGGCATCCGCGAAGGCAAGGTCGCGCGCGACAAGACCATCGCCATGATGATCATCTTCTTCTTCAACGTCCTGTTCTGGTGCTTCTTCGAACAGGCCGGCAGCTCGTTCACCTTCCTGGCCGACCAGATCGTGAACCGCAACATCCTCGGATGGGAGATGCCGGTCGCGTACTTCCAGTCCGTGAATTCGGTGGCGATCATCGTGTTCGCGCCGATCATCGCCGCGATCTGGGTCACCCTCGGCAAGCGCGACGCCAACCCATCGATCCCGCGCAAGTTCGGCCTCGGCATCATCTTCAACGGCCTGGCCTTCGGCCTGCTGATGTACGCGCTGTCGAACCTGATCGACCCGGTCGGCCAGATTCCGGCCTGGACCCTGCTAGCCGTGTACACCATCCAGTCGATCGGTGAACTGTGCCTGTCGCCGATCGGCCTGTCGATGGTCACCAAGCTGGCCCCGACCCGCCTGGTGGGCCTGGGCATGGGCGGCTGGTTCCTGTCGACCGGTATCGGCAACAACCTGTCCGGCATCTTCGCCTCGCACGTGTCGGGCGAGACCGGCATGTCGGTGACCTCGGCGCTGGACGGCTACACCTTCGGCTTCTGGATCCTGCTGGGCGGCGGCGTGCTGCTGTTCCTGCTGGCCCCGCTCATCCAGAAGCTGATGCACGGCGTGAAGTAA
- the lysS gene encoding lysine--tRNA ligase: MTTENQDQSPVAAHDENKIMAERRAKLAALRQQGNPFPNDFVPQHKAADLVETYGGKSREELEAEPVNVVLAGRMMLRREAGKKAAFATLQDSSGPAASGRIQIYVTLDNAGLEAMEALHHYDLGDILGVEGVLFKTKTDELTVKVSKLRLIAKSLRPLPDKFHGLADQETKYRQRYVDLIMNEETRRTFKARTAAMSSMRRFMEEHGFMEVETPMLHPIPGGAAAKPFVTHHNALDMEMYLRIAPELYLKRLVVGGFDRVFEINRNFRNEGVSVRHNPEFTMMEFYAAYTDYKWIMDFTEGVIRQAAVDAHGSAVLSYGGRELDLSKPFQRLTIVEAIDKYAPGYTPEQLNSMDFLKQELLKFGVKPFATSGLGALQLALFEETAEALLWEPTFIIDYPVEVSPLARASDAREGITERFELFMVGREIANGFSELNDPEDQAARFLSQVAAKDAGDDEAMFYDADYIRALEYGMPPAGGCGIGIDRLMMLITDSPNIRDVLLFPHLRKED; encoded by the coding sequence ATGACTACGGAAAATCAAGACCAGTCGCCCGTCGCGGCGCATGACGAAAACAAGATCATGGCCGAGCGCCGCGCCAAGCTGGCCGCGCTGCGCCAGCAGGGCAACCCCTTCCCGAACGACTTCGTCCCGCAGCACAAGGCGGCCGACCTGGTCGAGACCTACGGCGGCAAGAGCCGCGAGGAGCTGGAAGCCGAACCGGTGAACGTGGTGCTGGCCGGGCGCATGATGCTGCGCCGCGAAGCCGGCAAGAAGGCCGCCTTTGCCACCCTGCAGGACAGCTCGGGCCCGGCGGCGTCGGGCCGCATCCAGATCTACGTCACGCTCGACAATGCCGGCCTGGAAGCGATGGAAGCCCTGCACCACTACGACCTGGGCGACATCCTGGGCGTCGAAGGCGTTCTTTTCAAGACCAAGACCGATGAATTGACGGTCAAGGTCAGCAAGCTGCGCCTGATCGCGAAATCGCTGCGCCCGCTGCCGGACAAGTTCCACGGCCTGGCCGACCAGGAGACCAAGTACCGCCAGCGCTACGTCGACCTGATCATGAACGAAGAGACGCGCCGCACCTTCAAGGCGCGTACCGCCGCGATGTCCTCGATGCGCCGCTTCATGGAAGAACACGGCTTCATGGAAGTCGAGACCCCGATGCTGCACCCGATCCCGGGCGGCGCCGCGGCCAAGCCCTTCGTTACCCACCACAACGCGCTGGACATGGAAATGTACCTGCGCATCGCGCCCGAGCTGTACCTGAAGCGCCTGGTGGTGGGCGGCTTCGACCGCGTGTTCGAGATCAACCGCAACTTCCGCAACGAAGGCGTGTCGGTCCGTCACAACCCGGAATTCACGATGATGGAATTCTACGCGGCCTACACCGACTACAAGTGGATCATGGACTTCACCGAGGGGGTGATCCGCCAGGCCGCGGTCGACGCCCACGGCAGCGCCGTGTTGAGCTATGGCGGCCGCGAGCTGGACCTGTCCAAGCCCTTCCAGCGCCTGACCATCGTCGAAGCGATCGACAAGTACGCGCCGGGCTACACGCCCGAGCAGCTGAACTCGATGGACTTCCTGAAGCAGGAACTCCTGAAGTTCGGCGTCAAGCCTTTTGCCACCTCCGGCCTGGGCGCGCTGCAACTGGCCCTGTTCGAAGAGACCGCCGAAGCGCTGCTGTGGGAGCCGACCTTCATCATCGACTACCCGGTGGAAGTCTCGCCGCTGGCCCGCGCCTCGGACGCGCGCGAAGGCATCACCGAGCGCTTCGAACTGTTCATGGTCGGCCGCGAGATCGCCAACGGCTTCTCGGAGCTGAACGATCCGGAAGACCAGGCTGCGCGCTTCCTGTCGCAGGTGGCCGCCAAGGACGCGGGTGACGACGAGGCGATGTTCTACGACGCCGACTACATCCGCGCGCTGGAATACGGCATGCCACCGGCCGGCGGCTGCGGCATCGGCATCGACCGCCTGATGATGCTGATCACCGATTCGCCCAACATCCGCGACGTGCTGCTGTTCCCGCACCTGCGCAAGGAAGACTGA
- a CDS encoding LysR family transcriptional regulator: MKPLRSLSGLIDFECAARWGSFKLAARELHKTPAAVSLQVKQLEENVGFALFVRHPRHISLTEKGQELAVATGRMLAELRAKVAALQRGDEEAVLRISTTHSFAIKWLVPRMHRFTKLYPELDIRIDSNDAPVDLQADSTDVAIRYGPVADGDPAVLFRERLVPVYSPELLAPDQQALGLADLPQHHLLVVQSPEAWLQLLNVNRALKGKYDFSRAYTHWGVLVQAAVAGHGVALVPYGIAFEDIQAGALRQIACRSARFESGYRFLANPRKEHMLKVRRFRDWMVAEMAEMESTLDRR, encoded by the coding sequence ATGAAACCCTTGCGCAGCCTGTCCGGATTGATCGACTTCGAGTGCGCCGCGCGCTGGGGCAGCTTCAAGCTGGCCGCGCGCGAGCTGCACAAGACGCCGGCGGCGGTGAGCCTGCAGGTGAAGCAGCTCGAGGAGAATGTCGGCTTCGCGCTGTTCGTGCGCCATCCGCGCCATATCTCGCTGACCGAGAAGGGCCAGGAGCTGGCCGTCGCCACCGGCCGCATGCTGGCCGAGCTGCGGGCCAAGGTCGCCGCACTGCAGCGCGGCGACGAGGAAGCGGTGCTGCGCATCTCGACCACGCACTCGTTCGCGATCAAGTGGCTGGTGCCGCGCATGCACCGCTTCACCAAGCTGTATCCGGAACTGGACATCCGGATCGACTCCAACGACGCGCCGGTGGACCTGCAGGCCGACAGCACCGACGTCGCGATCCGCTACGGTCCGGTCGCCGACGGCGATCCGGCGGTGCTGTTCCGCGAACGCCTGGTGCCGGTGTACAGCCCGGAACTGCTGGCGCCGGACCAGCAGGCCCTGGGCCTGGCGGACCTGCCGCAGCATCACCTGCTGGTGGTCCAGTCGCCGGAAGCCTGGCTGCAGTTGCTGAACGTGAACCGGGCGCTGAAGGGCAAGTACGACTTCTCGCGCGCGTACACGCACTGGGGTGTGCTGGTGCAGGCGGCGGTGGCGGGGCATGGCGTGGCGCTGGTGCCCTACGGGATCGCCTTCGAGGATATCCAGGCCGGCGCGCTGCGCCAGATCGCCTGCCGCAGCGCGCGTTTCGAAAGCGGTTATCGCTTCCTGGCCAACCCGCGCAAGGAGCACATGCTCAAGGTGCGGCGCTTTCGCGACTGGATGGTGGCGGAGATGGCCGAGATGGAGTCGACCCTGGACCGGCGCTGA
- a CDS encoding LOG family protein, with product MTHEVVDVLISPEGRLEVLSKAEVAKLLDTSKSGLYDIFRKCALAVLNTGSSIDDGKELLERYRDFEISILQRERGIKLDIRSAPAIAFVDGKMIRGIHEHLFSVLRDIVYVHFEVTDNPKFDLNRPEGITDAVFHILRNANVLQAQRNPNLVVCWGGHSINRVEYTYTKEVGYALGLRELDICTGCGPGAMKGPMKGAAIGHSKQRIAGGRYLGISEPGIIAAESPNPIVSDLVIMPDIEKRLEAFVRTGHGIIVFPGGAGTAEEILYILGILLHPENAEVPFPLIFTGPATARAYFEQIDQFIGLTLGAQAQKRYKIIIDDPEAVAKEMYAGIKEVREFRKAHSDAYYFNWRLKIDPEFQKPFRPTHENMRNLKLHRGQESHMLAAHLRRAFSGIVAGNVKEEGIRAIEQYGKYEIQGESAIMEPMDALLASFVEHSRMKLPGKAYTPCYTIVQ from the coding sequence ATGACCCATGAAGTTGTCGATGTCCTTATTTCTCCGGAAGGCCGCCTCGAAGTCCTGTCGAAAGCCGAAGTCGCCAAGCTGCTCGACACCAGCAAGAGCGGCCTGTACGACATATTCCGTAAATGCGCGCTGGCCGTGCTCAATACCGGCAGCTCGATCGACGACGGCAAGGAACTGCTGGAACGCTACCGCGATTTCGAGATCAGCATCCTGCAGCGCGAGCGTGGCATCAAGCTCGACATCCGCAGCGCCCCCGCGATTGCCTTCGTCGACGGCAAGATGATCCGCGGTATCCACGAGCACCTGTTCTCGGTGCTGCGCGATATCGTCTACGTGCATTTCGAAGTCACCGACAACCCCAAATTCGATTTGAACCGCCCGGAAGGCATAACCGACGCGGTGTTCCATATCCTGCGCAACGCCAACGTGCTGCAGGCGCAGCGCAATCCGAACCTGGTCGTGTGCTGGGGCGGGCACTCGATCAACCGGGTCGAGTACACCTACACCAAGGAAGTCGGCTACGCGCTCGGCCTGCGCGAGCTGGACATCTGCACCGGCTGCGGACCGGGCGCGATGAAGGGCCCGATGAAGGGCGCCGCGATCGGCCATTCCAAGCAGCGCATCGCCGGCGGGCGCTATCTCGGCATTTCGGAGCCGGGCATCATCGCGGCCGAGTCGCCCAACCCGATCGTCAGCGACCTGGTGATCATGCCGGACATCGAGAAGCGCCTGGAAGCCTTCGTGCGCACCGGCCACGGCATCATCGTGTTCCCGGGCGGCGCCGGCACCGCCGAGGAAATCCTGTACATCCTGGGTATCCTGCTGCATCCCGAGAACGCCGAAGTGCCGTTCCCGCTGATCTTCACCGGCCCGGCCACGGCGCGCGCCTATTTCGAGCAGATCGACCAGTTCATCGGCCTGACCCTGGGAGCGCAAGCCCAGAAGCGCTACAAGATCATCATCGACGATCCGGAAGCGGTGGCCAAGGAAATGTATGCGGGCATCAAGGAAGTGCGCGAATTCCGCAAGGCGCACAGCGACGCCTACTACTTCAACTGGCGCCTCAAGATCGACCCGGAATTCCAGAAGCCCTTCCGTCCGACCCACGAGAACATGCGCAACCTGAAACTGCACCGCGGCCAGGAATCGCACATGCTGGCGGCGCACCTGCGCCGGGCCTTCTCGGGCATCGTGGCCGGCAACGTGAAGGAAGAGGGGATCCGCGCGATCGAGCAATACGGCAAGTACGAGATCCAGGGCGAGAGCGCGATCATGGAGCCGATGGATGCGCTGCTGGCCTCGTTCGTGGAGCATAGCCGCATGAAGTTGCCGGGCAAGGCCTATACGCCTTGCTACACCATCGTTCAATGA
- the prfB gene encoding peptide chain release factor 2 (programmed frameshift) yields MEAERINAISALLNDLTSREAELRRYLDFDRKSEKLEQVNQELEDPAVWNDQKRAQDLGKEKKALEAVVLTLEKAKSDLLDSTDLFEMAKEEGDHGTLESIGSDAEAIQKTIEAMEFRRMFSNPMDHANCFIDIQAGAGGTEAQDWASMLLRQYLRYCERKGFKAEILEQSEGEVAGIKTATIKVDGEYAYGHLRTETGVHRLVRKSPFDSANGRHTSFTSLFVYPEVDDSIEIEINPADVRIDTYRASGAGGQHINKTDSAVRLTHGPSGIVVQCQNDRSQHRNKAEAWDMLRAKLYELELRNRMSEQQKLEDSKTDVGWGHQIRSYVLDQSRIKDLRTGFETGNTKNVLDGDLDDFISASLKQGV; encoded by the exons ATGGAAGCTGAACGCATCAACGCCATCTCCGCCCTGCTGAACGACCTGACCAGCCGTGAAGCCGAACTTCGGAGGTATCTT GACTTCGATCGCAAGTCGGAGAAACTAGAACAGGTCAACCAGGAACTCGAAGACCCCGCCGTCTGGAACGACCAGAAGCGGGCGCAGGACCTCGGCAAGGAAAAGAAGGCGCTGGAAGCGGTCGTGCTGACGCTCGAGAAAGCGAAGTCCGACCTGCTTGATTCCACCGACCTGTTCGAGATGGCCAAGGAAGAAGGCGACCACGGCACCCTGGAGTCGATCGGCAGCGACGCCGAAGCGATCCAGAAGACCATCGAGGCGATGGAATTCCGCCGGATGTTCAGCAACCCGATGGACCACGCCAACTGCTTCATCGACATCCAGGCCGGCGCCGGCGGCACCGAAGCCCAGGACTGGGCCTCGATGCTGCTGCGCCAGTACCTGCGCTATTGCGAACGCAAGGGCTTCAAGGCCGAGATCCTGGAACAGTCCGAGGGCGAGGTCGCGGGCATCAAGACCGCCACCATCAAGGTCGACGGCGAATACGCCTATGGCCACCTGCGCACCGAGACCGGCGTGCACCGCCTGGTGCGCAAGTCGCCGTTCGACTCGGCCAACGGGCGCCATACCTCGTTCACCTCGCTGTTCGTGTACCCGGAAGTGGACGATTCGATCGAGATCGAGATCAACCCGGCCGACGTGCGCATCGATACCTACCGCGCATCCGGCGCCGGCGGCCAGCACATCAACAAGACCGACTCCGCGGTGCGCCTGACGCACGGCCCGTCGGGCATCGTGGTGCAGTGCCAGAACGACCGCTCGCAGCATCGCAACAAGGCCGAGGCATGGGACATGCTGCGCGCCAAGCTGTACGAGCTCGAGCTGCGCAACCGCATGAGCGAGCAGCAGAAGCTCGAAGACTCCAAGACCGACGTCGGCTGGGGCCACCAGATCCGCTCGTACGTGCTGGACCAGTCGCGCATCAAGGACCTGCGTACCGGCTTCGAGACCGGCAACACCAAGAACGTGCTGGACGGCGACCTGGACGACTTCATCTCGGCTTCGCTGAAGCAGGGCGTATAA